In Nitrosospira briensis C-128, a genomic segment contains:
- the rpsA gene encoding 30S ribosomal protein S1: MIIASPAIDSSESFAALFEESLSRQEMRVGEVITAQVVRVDYNIVVVNAGLKSESFIPVEEFKNDKGEIEVKAGDFVSVAIEALEDGYGETRLSRDKAKRLTAWHDLEAAMESGAIVSGIVSGKVKGGLTAMINGIRAFLPGSLVDIRPVKDTTPYENKEMEFKVIKLDRKRNNVVVSRRAVLEESQGADRQTLLANLTEGAIVKGIVKNITDYGAFVDLGGIDGLLHITDLAWRRVKHPSEVISVGDEVTAKVLKFDQEKNRVSLGMKQLSEDPWVGLSRRYPPHTRLFGKVSNLTDYGAFVEIEQGIEGLVHVSEMDWTNKNVYPSKVVQLGDEVEVMILEIDEERRRISLGMKQCKVNPWDDFAMNHQKGDKVRGQIKSITDFGVFIGLQGGIDGLVHLSDLSWSQPGEEAVRNYKKGDEVEAMVLSIDVERERISLGIKQLEGDPFNSFVSINDKNSLVKGTVKSIDAKGAVIALENDVEGYLRASEVSRDRVEDIRSHLKEGDTVEAMIINVDRKNRGINLSIKAKDIAEESDAMHKVTVDSAASAGTTSLGALLKAKMDVKNTEQ, encoded by the coding sequence TATTGCTTCCCCCGCTATAGATTCTTCCGAAAGTTTTGCGGCGTTATTTGAAGAAAGTCTTTCCCGCCAGGAAATGCGTGTCGGTGAAGTCATCACCGCCCAGGTTGTTCGTGTTGATTACAACATTGTGGTTGTAAACGCCGGACTGAAATCGGAAAGCTTCATTCCTGTCGAAGAATTCAAGAATGATAAGGGCGAAATCGAGGTCAAGGCCGGCGATTTCGTGAGTGTCGCCATCGAGGCGCTCGAAGACGGCTACGGCGAAACCCGTTTATCGCGCGACAAGGCCAAACGGCTCACGGCCTGGCATGACCTGGAGGCTGCGATGGAAAGCGGCGCCATCGTCTCCGGCATCGTAAGCGGCAAGGTCAAGGGTGGTCTGACTGCCATGATCAACGGCATACGCGCTTTTCTTCCTGGTTCGCTGGTGGATATCCGTCCGGTCAAGGATACGACTCCATACGAAAACAAGGAGATGGAATTCAAGGTCATCAAGCTTGATCGCAAGCGCAATAATGTGGTTGTATCGCGTCGCGCGGTTCTGGAAGAAAGCCAGGGTGCGGATCGCCAGACCTTGCTTGCGAATTTGACGGAAGGTGCGATAGTCAAGGGTATTGTCAAGAACATAACGGACTATGGCGCATTCGTGGACCTGGGTGGTATAGACGGACTGTTGCACATCACGGATCTTGCATGGCGACGTGTGAAGCATCCTTCCGAAGTAATCAGCGTCGGTGATGAAGTCACCGCCAAAGTGCTTAAATTCGATCAGGAAAAGAATCGCGTATCGCTGGGCATGAAGCAATTGAGCGAAGACCCATGGGTAGGTCTCTCCCGGCGTTATCCGCCGCATACCCGCCTGTTCGGAAAAGTCAGCAATCTGACCGATTATGGCGCGTTTGTTGAAATTGAGCAGGGTATCGAAGGGCTCGTGCATGTCTCTGAAATGGATTGGACCAACAAAAACGTGTACCCCTCCAAAGTGGTGCAGTTGGGCGACGAAGTGGAAGTGATGATCCTGGAAATCGATGAGGAACGGCGGCGTATCTCGCTCGGCATGAAGCAATGCAAGGTCAATCCGTGGGATGACTTTGCCATGAACCATCAAAAAGGCGACAAAGTGCGCGGGCAAATCAAGTCCATCACTGATTTCGGCGTTTTCATCGGATTGCAGGGCGGGATAGACGGATTGGTGCATCTTTCCGATCTCTCATGGAGCCAGCCGGGTGAAGAAGCAGTTCGCAATTATAAGAAAGGCGACGAAGTTGAAGCCATGGTGTTATCCATCGATGTCGAGCGTGAACGGATTTCGCTGGGTATCAAGCAGTTGGAAGGCGACCCGTTCAACAGCTTTGTCTCGATAAACGACAAGAATAGCCTCGTCAAAGGCACAGTCAAGTCGATTGATGCCAAGGGTGCGGTAATTGCGCTGGAGAATGATGTCGAAGGCTACCTGCGTGCATCCGAAGTGTCGCGCGACAGGGTCGAGGACATCCGCTCGCACCTGAAGGAAGGCGATACGGTCGAGGCAATGATAATCAACGTCGATCGCAAGAATCGCGGCATTAATCTTTCCATCAAGGCCAAGGATATCGCAGAGGAATCCGACGCCATGCACAAGGTTACGGTGGATAGTGCTGCAAGCGCGGGAACCACCAGTTTGGGCGCGTTGCTTAAAGCCAAGATGGATGTTAAAAATACTGAACAATAA